The Dioscorea cayenensis subsp. rotundata cultivar TDr96_F1 chromosome 7, TDr96_F1_v2_PseudoChromosome.rev07_lg8_w22 25.fasta, whole genome shotgun sequence genome includes a region encoding these proteins:
- the LOC120265246 gene encoding cleavage stimulation factor subunit 77-like, whose protein sequence is MMEESKKEAEVAATDIYNVEAAEILANEALHLPISEAAPIYEQLLSTFPTAAKFWKQYVEAYMATNNDDATKQIFSRCLLNCLQITLWQCYIRFIRKVNEKKGAEGLEETRKAFDFMLSYVGTDIASGPVWMDYISFLKSTAATTSQEESHRMTSMRKIYQKAIVTPTHHVDVLWKDYETFENSVSRTLAKGLLSEYQPKFNSAKAVYRERKKYVDEIDWNMLAVPPTGSYKEEQQCMVWKRFLAFEKANPQRIDAASSNRRIIFTYEQCLMYLYHYPDIWYDYATWHAKSGSVDSAVKVFQRALKALPGNCTVFSALYCCFVLNATIFAPKI, encoded by the exons ATGATGGAGGAATCGAAG AAAGAGGCGGAAGTTGCTGCTACTGATATTTATAATGTGGAAGCTGCTGAAATTCTAGCGAACGAAGCGCTG CATTTGCCTATTTCGGAGGCTGCCCCGATTTATGAGCAACTTCTTTCAACCTTTCCAACTGCT GCAAAATTTTGGAAGCAGTATGTTGAGGCATATATGGCCACCAACAATGATGAtgctacaaaacaaatattcagTCGATGCTTATTGAACTGTCTTCAGATTACTCTTTG GCAGTGTTATATACGTTTCATTAGGAAAGTCAACGAAAAAAAGGGGGCTGAGGGTTTGGAAGAGACAAGAAAAGCTTTTGATTTTATGCTAAGCTATGTAG GCACAGATATTGCTTCTGGACCAGTGTGGATGGATTACATTTCCTTCCTGAAGTCTACGGCG GCTACAACATCTCAAGAGGAGTCACATCGAATGACTTCTATGaggaaaatataccaaaaagcAATTGTTACTCCAACTCACCATGTGGATGTCCTTTGGAAAGATTATGAAACTTTTGAAAACTCTGTTAGTCGTACACTG gCTAAAGGTTTATTATCTGAATATCAGCCAAAGTTTAACAGCGCAAAGGCAGTTTACAGGGAGCGTAAAAAATATGTCGATGAAATTGATTGGAATATGCTTGCTGTTCCTCCAACTGGTTCTTACAAG GAAGAACAACAATGCATGGTGTGGAAAAGGTTTTTGGCTTTCGAAAA GGCAAACCCACAACGGATTGATGCAGCATCTTCCAATAGACGTATTATCTTCACTTACGAACAG TGTCTTATGTACTTGTATCATTATCCTGATATATGGTATGACTATGCTACATGGCATGCAAAGAGTGGGTCTGTTGATTCGGCAGTCAAAGTATTTCAGAGGGCTTTGAAGGCTCTTCCTGGTAATTGCACTGTTTTTTCTGCCCTCTATTGCTGCTTTGTGTTAAATGCAACAATTTTTGCACCAAAAATATAG